In the genome of Deinococcus deserti VCD115, one region contains:
- a CDS encoding aminoglycoside phosphotransferase family protein — MFSYWLDLWSLTPDGAPIHTPTSDLLPVLRDGKHAMLKVARAAEEERGHQLMVWWNGQGAARVLKHEGAALLMERLGSGPSLVTLAQAGEDNQATRILCGTAARLHAPRAQPYPELVPLDHWFRALEAAASDGGLLARSWETAQDLLRRPQQVCPLHGDIHHGNVLRSSQGRWLAIDPKGLIGERTFDFANVLCNPTLDHARRPGRLAQQATVLAEAARLSRRRLLQWTVAYAGLSAAWHLEDGQKQQAQKVMELGEIALAEL, encoded by the coding sequence ATGTTCTCGTACTGGCTTGACCTCTGGTCACTGACCCCGGACGGCGCTCCCATTCACACCCCCACCAGTGACCTGCTGCCAGTCCTGCGGGACGGCAAGCACGCCATGCTGAAGGTGGCCCGCGCCGCCGAGGAGGAGCGGGGCCACCAGCTGATGGTGTGGTGGAATGGTCAGGGGGCCGCCCGGGTCCTGAAGCATGAAGGCGCTGCCCTGCTGATGGAGCGCCTGGGCTCCGGGCCCTCACTGGTCACGCTGGCGCAGGCCGGTGAAGACAATCAGGCAACCCGGATTCTGTGTGGCACAGCTGCCCGGCTGCACGCGCCTCGTGCCCAGCCGTATCCGGAGCTTGTGCCTCTGGACCACTGGTTCCGGGCACTGGAAGCTGCAGCGTCTGATGGAGGGCTGCTGGCGCGGTCCTGGGAAACAGCACAGGACCTGCTGCGCCGTCCACAGCAGGTATGCCCACTTCACGGCGATATTCACCACGGCAATGTCCTGCGCAGCTCTCAGGGACGCTGGCTGGCCATAGATCCCAAGGGCCTGATCGGAGAGCGAACCTTCGACTTTGCCAACGTGTTATGCAATCCCACGCTGGACCACGCCCGCCGCCCCGGCCGCCTGGCACAGCAGGCCACTGTTCTTGCGGAGGCTGCCCGACTGAGCCGCCGCCGGCTGTTGCAGTGGACAGTCGCCTATGCCGGACTGTCTGCCGCCTGGCATCTGGAAGATGGGCAGAAGCAACAGGCACAAAAGGTCATGGAGCTGGGCGAGATCGCTCTGGCGGAGCTCTGA
- the rpsB gene encoding 30S ribosomal protein S2 — MSYISMKQLLEAGVHFGHETKRWNPKFKRFIFAERNGIFIIDLQKTLKQVDRSFDYIKDLSERGGVILFVGTKKQAQEIVELEARRTGMPFVTSRWLGGMLTNFKTMRTRIDRLTELDELFESGRINDRLKAERIKLGAERERLQRFVGGIRKMTRLPDAIFVVDPTKEVIAVQEANKLGIPVIALADTDSDPDVIDYIVPGNDDAIRSIQLITHRIGDLLVEARGGGEDVAAEGMEQGAQTDEQAEEVQA; from the coding sequence ATGTCGTACATCAGCATGAAGCAGCTGCTCGAAGCAGGCGTTCACTTCGGCCACGAAACCAAGCGCTGGAACCCCAAATTCAAGCGTTTCATCTTCGCCGAGCGCAACGGTATTTTCATCATCGACCTGCAGAAGACCCTCAAGCAGGTTGACCGCAGCTTCGATTACATCAAAGACCTGTCCGAGCGCGGCGGCGTGATTCTCTTCGTCGGGACGAAGAAGCAGGCCCAGGAAATCGTGGAGCTCGAAGCGCGCCGCACCGGCATGCCCTTCGTCACCAGCCGCTGGCTCGGTGGCATGCTCACCAACTTCAAAACCATGCGCACCCGCATCGACCGCCTGACCGAACTCGATGAACTGTTCGAGTCTGGCCGCATCAATGACCGCCTCAAGGCCGAGCGTATCAAGCTCGGCGCCGAGCGCGAGCGCCTCCAGCGCTTTGTCGGCGGCATCCGTAAGATGACCCGTCTGCCCGACGCGATCTTCGTGGTGGACCCCACCAAGGAAGTTATCGCCGTTCAGGAAGCCAACAAGCTGGGCATCCCCGTCATCGCCCTGGCCGACACCGACTCTGACCCGGATGTCATCGACTACATCGTGCCTGGCAATGACGACGCCATCCGCAGCATCCAGCTGATCACCCACCGCATCGGCGACCTGCTGGTCGAAGCGCGCGGCGGCGGCGAGGATGTCGCGGCCGAGGGCATGGAGCAGGGCGCCCAGACCGACGAGCAGGCCGAAGAAGTCCAGGCTTAA
- the tsf gene encoding translation elongation factor Ts, translated as MMESIKKLRELTGAGMMDVKKALSDAGNDEDKAVALLRERGIVKAAKKADREAKEGIVRFVVEGNRAAIVEVNSETDFVARNSDFQALVEKLAQTALSAKTNDVEEFRNFSMDGETVGTVVAAAAGKIGENLVLNRVAYIEGDKVAGYVHSNGKIGVLVDVAGGDETKAKDVALHVAAERPQYLSRDEVNQDDIEKEREILTNKALNEGKPQQIVEKIVSGQIGKFYEEKVLPEQRYVKDNSMTVGQYLGDASVKRFVRFEIGA; from the coding sequence ATGATGGAATCGATCAAGAAGCTGCGCGAACTCACCGGCGCAGGCATGATGGACGTCAAGAAGGCCCTGTCCGACGCAGGGAACGACGAAGACAAGGCTGTAGCACTGCTGCGCGAGCGCGGCATCGTGAAGGCGGCCAAGAAGGCTGACCGTGAAGCCAAGGAAGGCATCGTTCGCTTCGTGGTGGAGGGCAACCGCGCTGCTATCGTGGAAGTCAACAGCGAGACCGACTTCGTCGCCCGCAACAGCGACTTCCAGGCACTGGTCGAGAAGCTGGCCCAGACCGCGCTGAGCGCCAAGACCAACGACGTCGAGGAGTTCCGCAACTTCAGCATGGACGGCGAGACCGTCGGCACTGTGGTGGCCGCAGCCGCCGGCAAGATCGGCGAAAACCTGGTGCTCAACCGCGTGGCCTACATCGAAGGCGACAAGGTGGCCGGGTACGTGCACAGCAACGGCAAGATCGGCGTGCTGGTGGACGTCGCGGGTGGCGACGAAACCAAGGCCAAGGATGTGGCTCTGCACGTCGCCGCTGAGCGCCCCCAGTACCTCAGCCGCGATGAAGTCAACCAGGACGACATCGAGAAAGAGCGCGAAATCCTGACCAACAAGGCGCTCAACGAGGGTAAACCCCAGCAGATCGTCGAGAAGATTGTCAGCGGCCAGATCGGCAAGTTCTACGAAGAGAAGGTTCTTCCCGAGCAGCGCTACGTGAAGGACAACAGCATGACCGTGGGACAGTACCTTGGTGATGCCAGCGTCAAGCGCTTCGTGCGCTTCGAAATCGGCGCGTAA
- the pyrH gene encoding UMP kinase, translating into MFKRVLLKLSGEFLANENGFGINPDTTAELARLIIGALDGTDVELAIVIGGGNLWRGARNGKGMDPATADYIGMLGTVMNAMALQDAMETAGQPTRVMTAIQMQAVAEPYIRRRAMRHMEKGRVVILGGGNGAPFFTTDTTATLRALEIGAEAVFYAKNMVDGVYDSDPRKNPDAQRLDQLTHLEVVERRLEVMDATALTLCMDKNLPLVVFDLFQQDNLRRLFKGERVGTLIQS; encoded by the coding sequence ATGTTTAAACGCGTTCTGCTCAAGCTTTCCGGTGAGTTCCTTGCCAACGAAAACGGGTTTGGTATCAACCCCGACACCACCGCAGAACTTGCACGGCTGATTATTGGAGCCCTGGACGGCACCGATGTGGAGCTGGCCATCGTCATCGGAGGCGGCAACCTGTGGCGCGGCGCACGCAACGGCAAAGGCATGGACCCTGCCACAGCCGATTACATCGGTATGCTCGGCACGGTCATGAACGCCATGGCTCTGCAGGACGCCATGGAAACCGCCGGGCAGCCCACCCGTGTGATGACCGCCATCCAGATGCAGGCCGTGGCCGAGCCGTACATCCGCCGCCGCGCCATGCGGCATATGGAAAAAGGCCGCGTGGTCATTCTGGGTGGGGGCAACGGCGCCCCTTTTTTCACGACAGACACCACCGCAACCCTGCGTGCCCTGGAAATTGGCGCCGAGGCGGTGTTCTATGCCAAGAACATGGTGGACGGCGTGTACGACAGTGACCCACGCAAGAACCCGGATGCCCAGCGGCTTGATCAGCTGACACACCTGGAGGTTGTCGAACGGCGCCTGGAGGTTATGGACGCCACAGCCCTGACGCTGTGCATGGACAAGAACCTGCCGCTGGTGGTGTTCGACCTGTTCCAGCAAGACAACCTGCGCCGCCTGTTCAAGGGTGAACGGGTCGGCACCCTGATTCAGAGCTGA
- the frr gene encoding ribosome recycling factor, whose amino-acid sequence MADMKSIQADARERMGKAIEALESNLSVLRTGRANPGILKKVIVDYYGSTMPIDQVASITTPDARTLVITPWDRGALGPIEKAIRDSDLGLNPNNKGDTIFISLPMLTEERRKDLVKNAKNYAEDARIAVRNIRKHALDEVKKVEGVGDDEIKRGEAEVQKITDEFIARVDSTFHKKEQEILG is encoded by the coding sequence ATGGCAGACATGAAATCCATCCAGGCCGACGCCCGCGAACGCATGGGCAAGGCCATCGAAGCACTGGAAAGTAACCTTTCCGTGCTGCGCACCGGCCGCGCCAACCCCGGCATCCTGAAAAAGGTCATCGTGGACTACTACGGTTCCACCATGCCCATCGATCAGGTGGCCAGCATCACGACGCCCGACGCGCGCACCCTGGTGATCACGCCCTGGGACCGCGGCGCGCTGGGACCGATTGAAAAGGCCATCCGTGACAGCGACCTGGGCCTGAACCCCAACAACAAGGGGGACACCATCTTTATCAGCCTGCCCATGCTGACAGAAGAGCGGCGCAAGGATCTGGTCAAAAACGCCAAGAACTATGCCGAGGATGCTCGCATCGCGGTGCGCAATATCCGTAAGCACGCTCTCGACGAGGTCAAGAAAGTCGAGGGTGTCGGCGACGACGAGATCAAGCGCGGCGAAGCAGAAGTTCAGAAGATCACCGACGAATTTATTGCCCGCGTTGACAGCACGTTCCACAAGAAGGAGCAGGAAATCCTCGGGTGA
- a CDS encoding phosphatidate cytidylyltransferase — METLSTRVLTAVVGFGILSVIVWIGAWAMVPALLILSAMGLYEYVRMLDRNDIDVRRVSLAVFSMALIFASLPMWPQTPWADGSWREAVLTVALGYMLVMEVIRPGERPLERVVYSMFGLLYVPWLLGYFLMLRYTPNADAGLLYFALPLLATFAADIGGFFGGHYFGRRKLAPEVSPGKTVEGAVGGLLFSFLTVLIMTQVAQIWSPLDALLYSILVASASQLGDLSESLIKRALRTKDSGRSLPGHGGFLDRLDSLLFAVPATYLFLHISVFAR, encoded by the coding sequence ATGGAGACGCTGAGCACCCGTGTCCTGACGGCCGTCGTTGGCTTCGGGATTCTCAGCGTCATTGTCTGGATCGGTGCCTGGGCCATGGTACCGGCGCTGCTGATCCTGAGCGCCATGGGTCTGTACGAGTACGTGCGGATGCTCGACCGCAACGACATCGACGTGCGGCGTGTCTCCCTGGCTGTCTTCAGCATGGCGCTGATCTTCGCGAGCCTGCCGATGTGGCCCCAGACCCCGTGGGCCGACGGTTCCTGGCGTGAGGCGGTACTGACCGTGGCCCTGGGGTACATGCTGGTCATGGAAGTGATCCGGCCCGGCGAACGGCCGCTGGAACGGGTGGTCTATTCCATGTTCGGCCTGCTGTATGTTCCGTGGCTGCTGGGGTATTTCCTGATGCTGCGCTACACGCCCAACGCCGACGCCGGGCTGCTGTACTTTGCCCTGCCGCTGTTGGCGACCTTCGCCGCTGATATCGGTGGATTCTTCGGCGGCCATTATTTCGGGCGCCGCAAGCTGGCCCCGGAAGTCAGCCCCGGAAAAACTGTAGAGGGCGCGGTCGGGGGGCTGCTGTTCAGCTTCCTGACGGTGCTGATCATGACCCAGGTGGCGCAGATCTGGTCTCCCTTGGACGCGCTGCTGTACAGCATTCTGGTCGCCAGCGCCAGCCAGCTGGGGGACCTGTCGGAAAGCCTGATCAAACGGGCGCTGCGCACCAAGGACAGTGGCCGCAGCCTGCCGGGCCACGGCGGCTTTCTCGACCGGCTGGACAGCCTGCTGTTTGCAGTGCCGGCAACCTACCTGTTTTTACACATCAGCGTATTCGCGCGCTGA
- the dxr gene encoding 1-deoxy-D-xylulose-5-phosphate reductoisomerase — translation MKVTVLGSTGSIGTQALDVVRERGWTVSVLAAGRNLDLLEAQAREFSPELISVDLSVYAEARERFSTVKVIADPGEAAAQPADVVVNAMSGLPGLSPTRAALEAGQAVALATKEAMVTAAGLIWAAAAQGGGRLVPVDSEHTGIYQCLTGEHLEDVAELILTASGGPFRDGPADLSRVTPAQALKHPSWSMGQKITIDSATLMNKGLEVMECASLYGLPLSQVGVVVHPQSVVHAAVRFRDGSLKAQFGPTDMRLPIAYAMDAAPSGMQRPGDVRGARRGTEVAGHLGWPLDGSWEFRKPDITRFPALGLAYRAGEAGGLLPTALNAADEVAVPAFLAGEIGFMEIPKLIERVLDETPHDTLTWDSLEQTSAWATQRARELVQSGVQA, via the coding sequence ATGAAGGTTACGGTTCTGGGAAGCACAGGGAGTATCGGCACGCAGGCGCTGGATGTGGTGCGTGAACGTGGGTGGACGGTCAGCGTCCTGGCTGCCGGGCGCAATCTGGACCTGCTGGAAGCACAGGCGCGCGAGTTTTCCCCGGAATTGATCAGTGTGGACCTGTCGGTCTATGCGGAGGCCAGAGAGCGTTTCAGCACAGTCAAGGTCATCGCCGATCCCGGTGAAGCTGCTGCCCAGCCGGCAGACGTAGTCGTAAATGCCATGAGCGGGTTGCCAGGTCTGTCTCCGACCCGTGCGGCGCTCGAAGCTGGTCAGGCTGTGGCTCTGGCGACCAAGGAGGCCATGGTGACGGCCGCCGGGCTGATCTGGGCCGCCGCCGCACAGGGAGGCGGACGACTGGTGCCGGTGGATTCGGAACATACCGGCATCTACCAGTGTCTGACCGGCGAGCACCTTGAAGACGTCGCCGAACTGATTCTGACGGCCAGCGGTGGCCCCTTCCGGGATGGCCCGGCAGATCTCAGTCGGGTGACGCCGGCGCAGGCCCTCAAGCACCCTTCCTGGAGTATGGGCCAGAAAATCACCATTGATTCGGCGACCCTCATGAACAAGGGGCTGGAAGTGATGGAGTGCGCCAGCCTGTACGGACTGCCCCTGTCACAGGTGGGGGTGGTTGTCCATCCACAGAGTGTGGTTCATGCCGCGGTACGCTTCCGGGACGGCAGCCTCAAGGCACAGTTTGGCCCGACCGACATGCGCCTGCCGATTGCCTATGCCATGGACGCCGCGCCGAGCGGCATGCAGCGTCCGGGGGATGTGCGCGGCGCCCGGCGGGGAACCGAAGTGGCTGGGCATCTGGGCTGGCCGCTGGACGGAAGCTGGGAGTTCCGCAAGCCCGACATCACCCGGTTCCCTGCGTTGGGGCTGGCCTACCGGGCAGGTGAAGCAGGCGGTCTGCTGCCGACAGCACTGAATGCCGCCGACGAAGTGGCGGTACCGGCTTTTCTGGCCGGGGAGATTGGGTTCATGGAGATTCCAAAGCTGATTGAACGCGTGCTGGACGAGACGCCGCACGACACTCTGACCTGGGACAGTCTGGAACAGACCAGCGCCTGGGCCACTCAGCGCGCACGAGAACTGGTGCAAAGCGGGGTGCAGGCATGA
- a CDS encoding M50 family metallopeptidase yields MSVIQGIAAALTPLGLIWTAVLLSVATFLHELAHYALARAQGVPVKSFSVGMGPVLLRRSWRGTEWRLSLLPIGGYVEIDGMAPEEGPGGQLRSPTRGFAALPALGKIAVLLAGPLMNLILALGLMTALFSTQGMPAPDRARIESVNAGSRAEALGLKAGDVITAINGQDIPDIVSTDGQTRAGWETLRTTLARPGPHVFTVRSTQGGAVRTREVRFDWQPTVNGQRQLLGIRYGPDIQPVSVPAAFAASVTTTVEVVPQVLRAFGSLFARFVTLDISRDENVSGPIGTAEIVSRAAELSPWALVQVAIMLNLSLAFFNLIPIPGLDGGRILLVLLGALKGRPLTFAQEQAINIAGFAFVMMLMLFVVVRDVSRFF; encoded by the coding sequence ATGAGTGTCATTCAAGGCATTGCGGCTGCCCTGACGCCCCTGGGGCTGATCTGGACGGCCGTTCTGCTCAGCGTCGCCACCTTCCTGCATGAACTCGCGCACTACGCGTTGGCCAGGGCGCAGGGGGTACCGGTCAAATCTTTCAGTGTTGGCATGGGACCGGTGCTGCTTCGGCGCAGCTGGCGCGGCACCGAGTGGCGCCTGAGCCTGCTGCCGATCGGGGGCTACGTGGAGATTGACGGCATGGCCCCTGAGGAGGGCCCAGGCGGACAGTTGCGTTCCCCCACCCGGGGCTTTGCCGCGCTGCCTGCCCTGGGCAAAATTGCCGTCCTCCTTGCAGGCCCGCTGATGAATCTGATCCTGGCACTGGGACTGATGACCGCTCTGTTTTCCACGCAGGGCATGCCAGCCCCGGACCGGGCGCGCATTGAATCGGTCAATGCCGGTTCACGCGCTGAAGCCCTGGGCCTGAAAGCCGGGGACGTCATTACGGCCATCAACGGCCAGGACATCCCCGATATCGTCAGCACAGACGGACAGACCCGGGCCGGCTGGGAAACTCTGCGTACCACCCTGGCCCGCCCGGGACCCCATGTATTCACGGTGCGCTCTACACAGGGGGGTGCTGTACGAACCCGCGAGGTTCGGTTCGACTGGCAGCCGACCGTCAACGGTCAGCGCCAGTTGCTGGGCATCCGCTACGGCCCCGACATACAGCCGGTGAGTGTTCCCGCCGCGTTCGCAGCCTCGGTGACCACCACCGTGGAGGTCGTTCCGCAGGTGTTGCGCGCCTTCGGTTCCTTGTTTGCACGCTTTGTCACTCTGGACATTTCACGCGACGAAAACGTCAGCGGGCCCATCGGCACGGCCGAGATCGTCAGTCGCGCCGCGGAGCTGAGTCCGTGGGCGCTGGTTCAGGTGGCGATTATGCTTAACCTGTCACTGGCGTTTTTCAATCTGATTCCTATTCCGGGTCTGGACGGCGGGCGAATTCTACTTGTCCTTCTGGGCGCTCTCAAAGGCCGCCCGCTGACCTTTGCCCAGGAGCAGGCCATCAATATTGCTGGCTTTGCCTTCGTCATGATGCTGATGCTGTTCGTCGTCGTGCGTGACGTGAGCCGTTTTTTCTGA
- the alr gene encoding alanine racemase → MQSRAYALISEAALHHNLSGLSARAGTRLLLPVKANAYGHGLELIARQAAAHPDVWGLAVATPREAQAVALLNLGRPVVLLTPPTPDEVVPLADLGVRLPVSSLEEAEALPVHARAHLKVDTGMNRLGARPDEAIRIGQRLAERGVLEGAYTHFATTDEEDLSFAHEQLRRFRSVIAALPPVLAHCANGGGILSLGHLGDMGLSRPGLASYGFAPAHLQRVVPLTPVMTLRATVTQVHKAFAGESVSYGGLWQAPRDTTLATIGFGYADGYPRNATLRAHVLVRGERRPVVGRICMDQCMVDVTGLEVRAGDQVECWGSGDLTVSEVAGWGDTIEYEVLTGLGERVERVAVP, encoded by the coding sequence ATGCAGTCCCGTGCCTACGCCTTGATCTCTGAAGCTGCCCTGCACCACAACCTCAGTGGCCTGTCTGCCCGCGCCGGTACTCGCCTGTTGCTGCCGGTCAAGGCCAATGCTTACGGTCATGGCCTGGAGCTGATCGCCCGGCAGGCTGCCGCTCACCCGGATGTGTGGGGACTGGCCGTGGCGACTCCGCGAGAGGCGCAGGCTGTTGCGCTCCTGAACCTGGGCAGGCCGGTGGTGCTGTTGACTCCGCCGACTCCGGACGAGGTGGTGCCGCTGGCTGACCTGGGCGTGCGCCTGCCGGTGTCGTCCCTGGAGGAGGCTGAGGCTTTGCCTGTCCATGCCCGGGCGCACCTGAAGGTTGATACCGGCATGAACCGCCTGGGTGCCCGCCCGGACGAGGCCATCCGGATCGGACAGAGGCTGGCCGAGCGTGGCGTTCTGGAAGGAGCCTATACCCACTTCGCCACCACCGACGAAGAGGACCTGAGTTTTGCGCATGAGCAGCTTCGCCGATTTCGCAGCGTGATCGCTGCCCTGCCTCCGGTGCTGGCCCACTGTGCCAACGGGGGCGGGATCCTGAGTCTGGGACACCTGGGGGATATGGGGCTTTCCCGGCCAGGATTGGCGTCGTACGGATTTGCGCCGGCCCACCTGCAGCGTGTGGTTCCCCTCACCCCGGTCATGACCCTGCGCGCCACCGTAACCCAGGTCCACAAGGCATTTGCCGGAGAGAGCGTGAGTTATGGCGGGCTTTGGCAGGCTCCGCGGGATACCACCCTTGCCACAATCGGCTTTGGATACGCCGACGGCTATCCCCGCAACGCCACCCTGCGGGCCCATGTTCTGGTGCGTGGTGAGCGTAGGCCAGTGGTCGGCCGGATCTGTATGGACCAGTGCATGGTGGACGTCACCGGGCTGGAGGTCCGCGCGGGTGATCAGGTGGAGTGCTGGGGCAGCGGCGACCTGACAGTCAGTGAGGTCGCGGGCTGGGGAGACACCATCGAGTACGAGGTGCTGACCGGATTGGGGGAGCGCGTTGAGCGGGTGGCCGTTCCGTAA
- a CDS encoding ABC transporter ATP-binding protein, which produces MTAPSQVQLCAENLSREYPSGEDRVLALAPLTYTFPAGLTAVVGPSGSGKSTLLNLLAGFDRPTTGHVLVGETDLTDLTEAQRADFRLAHYGFVFQSHNLVGILTAQENVEFPLTLAGMGRRERQARARDLLAQVGLDKRGSHLPSQLSGGEAQRVAIARALACNPPILLADEPTGNLDSRTGERVLSLLQGAAGSGRTVVLITHDREIAARADHHLSVLDGVVTPA; this is translated from the coding sequence ATGACCGCGCCGTCACAAGTTCAGCTGTGCGCGGAGAATCTGTCCCGCGAGTACCCCAGTGGAGAGGACCGGGTGCTGGCCCTGGCCCCACTGACGTACACCTTTCCAGCGGGCCTGACAGCGGTGGTCGGTCCATCAGGGAGTGGCAAGAGCACCCTGCTGAATCTGCTGGCGGGCTTCGACCGGCCCACGACCGGGCATGTCCTGGTGGGGGAGACCGACCTGACCGACCTGACGGAAGCTCAGCGCGCCGACTTCCGGCTGGCCCACTACGGGTTTGTATTTCAGAGCCACAATCTGGTGGGCATTCTGACAGCCCAGGAAAATGTGGAGTTTCCACTGACGCTGGCCGGTATGGGACGCCGGGAGCGTCAGGCGCGCGCCCGCGACCTGCTGGCTCAGGTGGGACTGGACAAGCGCGGCAGCCATCTGCCGTCCCAGCTGTCGGGTGGGGAAGCCCAGCGGGTGGCCATTGCCCGTGCCCTTGCGTGCAACCCCCCCATCCTGCTGGCAGACGAACCCACCGGGAACCTCGACAGCCGGACTGGAGAGCGGGTCCTGAGCCTGTTGCAGGGCGCGGCCGGGAGCGGCCGCACGGTGGTGCTGATCACCCACGACCGCGAGATTGCCGCCCGTGCGGATCATCATCTCAGTGTGCTGGACGGTGTCGTCACGCCTGCCTGA
- a CDS encoding ABC transporter permease, translating into MKLTDLWRLAWRGLTRRKVRTLLTALGITVAVASMVVFLSLGEGIRKVFSAELGSIGPDIQVSLNGLSQGFSPQPNLPQSVASDIQRLAPELGIASVTPVVMTVRGGFDPSRSAVLYGLPAQPGIHAVFPKVSAAQGRLLSASDENSNVAVVGAKAAQNLGLKIGSQLNLNRRSSVRVVGVLQPESGLVDSFLFLPLSTLQAAEGAQNRVSLVAVKLQDPARAREVAGALSSRLKLEAQTQSDFLNFLERALRIGDAVRFGISMIAVIVGGLAVANTVMMGVFERTREFGTLRAIGARPGFVQALVLTESLLLSLAGGVGGLLLGLAGIGVVNFYTQQLAGVEAAALTPRLTLLALTISLLLGLLSGLLPARSASRLNITDALGRL; encoded by the coding sequence ATGAAGCTGACCGACCTGTGGAGACTCGCCTGGCGTGGACTGACCCGCCGCAAGGTCCGTACGCTGCTGACTGCGCTGGGAATCACGGTTGCAGTGGCCAGCATGGTGGTTTTTCTCTCGCTGGGTGAGGGGATTCGTAAGGTCTTCAGCGCAGAGCTGGGCAGCATCGGGCCCGACATTCAAGTCAGCCTGAACGGCCTGTCACAGGGCTTCTCGCCGCAGCCCAACCTGCCTCAGAGCGTCGCCTCCGATATCCAGCGGCTGGCTCCCGAGCTCGGAATCGCGTCCGTAACCCCAGTAGTGATGACAGTCCGTGGTGGTTTTGATCCCTCCCGAAGTGCGGTGCTGTATGGTCTGCCCGCTCAGCCGGGAATCCACGCGGTTTTTCCCAAGGTGTCGGCGGCGCAGGGAAGGCTGCTGAGCGCCAGCGACGAAAACAGCAATGTGGCGGTCGTCGGCGCCAAGGCCGCCCAGAACCTGGGACTGAAAATTGGCAGCCAGCTCAATCTCAACCGGCGAAGCTCCGTGCGGGTGGTGGGCGTGCTGCAGCCTGAGTCCGGGCTGGTGGACAGCTTTCTGTTCCTGCCTCTGTCCACTTTGCAGGCCGCAGAGGGCGCGCAGAACCGCGTGTCGCTGGTGGCCGTCAAGCTCCAGGACCCTGCGCGTGCCCGGGAAGTGGCCGGCGCGCTTTCCAGCCGGCTGAAGCTTGAAGCCCAGACCCAGTCTGACTTCCTGAACTTTCTGGAGAGGGCCCTGCGCATCGGCGACGCCGTGCGGTTTGGGATTTCCATGATTGCCGTGATCGTCGGTGGACTGGCGGTTGCCAACACGGTGATGATGGGCGTATTCGAGCGCACCCGTGAATTCGGCACCCTGCGCGCCATCGGGGCGCGTCCAGGATTTGTGCAGGCCCTAGTCTTGACTGAATCCCTGCTGCTGTCGCTGGCGGGAGGCGTTGGCGGACTGCTGCTGGGCCTGGCCGGAATCGGGGTGGTCAATTTCTATACCCAGCAACTGGCGGGCGTAGAGGCCGCAGCGCTCACGCCGCGCCTGACCCTGCTGGCCCTGACCATCAGCCTGCTGCTGGGCCTGCTTTCGGGCCTGCTGCCTGCACGCAGTGCCAGTCGCCTGAATATCACCGACGCGCTGGGGCGGCTGTAA